CGCTGGTGCTCGGCAGCCGGACCGCCGAGGCCGTCCGTCCGCTGGAGCAGGGGGTGTTCGTGCTCGCCGCGTTCGCCGCCTCCGCCAGCTGGCAGCTCTTCCTCGCCGGGGGCGGCGCCCTGCTGGGCCGCGCCCTGACCGGTCACCGCGGACGGCTGGTCACGGGGCTGCTGTCGAGCGTCGTGATCATGCTGCTCGCGGTACGCGTGTTCGTGGCGCCGTGACGTGGTCCCTTCGCCTGTCACATTCCCGCGCCGGGCTCCGTCAGTGCGATGACGGCGCGACGGGCGCCGCGAACGGTCGAGGAGAGCGCGATGCAGGCACGGATGAAGAACCCGGCGATGATCCTTCCCGGCGCCATGGAGGCGATCCAGGGGCTGTACAAGGCGACGAACAAGGGCGGTGTCCCCCAGCAGACCCTGGAACTCGTCCATCTGCGGGCCAGTCAGATCAACGGGTGCAGCGCCTGTGTCGACGCGGGCGGCAGGGGCGGCCGGAAGGCCGGGCTGACGGACGAGCGGCTGTGGTCGGTCGCGGCGTGGCGCGAGGCGCCGTACTACTCGGACGCCGAACGCGCCGCCCTGGCCCTGGCCGAGGAGATGACGCGGCTGAACGACCGCGGCGGGGACGCGGTCTCCGACGAGCTGTGGGACGAGGTGGCCGACCACTACGACGAGCAGCAGGTCGCCGCGCTGATCCTGTGGATCGCCACGACCAACTTCTTCAACCGTCTCAACGCGACCATCAAGGAGCCCGCGGGAGCGACCTGGGGCTGAACGCGGTCGCCGGGGTCGCCGGCCCCGGCCCCGGCCCGCACGGGTCGGACGCGCGGGGCCCGCCCCCGGCGGGGGCGGACTCCGACGCGAGCCGCAACTCGGGCCGCCGGTGCGGAAGATTCGCGTCCGCTCTGGTGTTGAATCGTGCCGAGACACGACCAGTCCGACGCGATGATGGGACGGAAGTCATGCCACTCGAGGGCGAGTACGAACCCAGCCCGACCCAGTGGGTGCGGGACCAGGTGGAGTTGTACGAGGGGTCCGGCGGGACCAAGGGGACGACGCTGGCGGACACCGGCCTGCCCGTCATCATCCTCACGACACGCGGAGCCAAGAGCGGGAAGATCCGCAAGACCCCGCTGATGCGCGTCGAGAACGACGGACGCTACGCGGTGGTCGCCTCGCTCGGCGGAGCCCCCAAGCACCCGGTCTGGTACTTCAACATCAAGTCCGACCCGCAGGTGGAGCTCCAGGACGGAGCCGTCCGCAAGGAGTACACGGCGCGGGAGATCACCGGCGACGAGAAGGCCCAGTGGTGGGAGCGCGCGGTCGCCGCGTACCCCCCGTACACCGACTACCAGAAGAAGACCGACCGGGAGATCCCCGTCTTCGTGCTGGAGCCGACCGGCTGACGGGCGTCCGCCCGCGCACACGCGTGGCCCGGGCCGGCATCGTCGCCGGCCCGGGCCACGCGTGTGCGGGTTGCCCGGCGGGGGACGGCCGCGGGACCCGGTGCGCATGAACGCGCGGGCATCGGGCACCCGGCCGTCAGGCCCCGCCGCGCTCCCCCGTCGCGGCGGGGCTTTCCGCTGCCGTGTCGTCGACGTGCCCCCAGTCGCTCACCCCGGTCTCGCCGCGCCGTGCGGCAGCCCGCGCGGTCTTCGCGTCGGTCACGTCGAGGAAGATCTGGTCGGCCGCCGGAAAGGTGTGGGCGACGGAACGCTTGATGCGGACGGCGACGTCCTCGACCTCCTCGCTGTCGAGTCCCGGCACGAGGTCGATGCGTGCGGCCACCAGCGTCGAGTCGAGGCCCAGCTCCATGGTCAGCAGCGTCTCGACACTGTCGATCTCGGGCTGCGCCTTCAGCAGCTCACGGATCCGGTCGCTCTCCTCCTCGTCGACGGCCCGCCCGATCAGCTGGTCACGGGCGTCCCGGCCGAGCCAAAAGGCGACGAACACGAGCAGCAGACCGATGGCGAAGGAGGCCGACGCCTCCCAGACGACCTGGCCGGTGACCATGTGCAGCACCATGCCGATGATCGCGAGGGTGACGCCGAGCACCGCGGTGCCGTCCTCGGCGACGACGGTGCGCAGGGCCGGGTCCTTCATCCCCGCCGCGCCGCCCTGGCGGCGCACCTGGAGGAGGGCCCGCAGCAGGGAGGCGCCCTCGGCGAGCAGCGACACGACGAGGACCGCGATGCCGACCATGTAGCCGCTGAAGGACTCCTCGGCGCCGTTGCGCAGGGCTTCGAAGCCCTGGAAGAAGGAGAAGCAGCCGCCCATGACGAAGATGCCGACGGCGGCGAGAAGGGACCAGAAGAACCGTTCCTTGCCGTAGCCGAAGGGGTGCTTGCGGTCGGCGGGGCGCTTGCTGCGGCGGAGCGCGGCGAGGAGGAAGACCTCGTTGAGGCTGTCCGCCACGGAGTGCGCGGCCTCGGACAGCAGCGCGGGCGAGCCCGAGATCAGGCCGCCGACGGCCTTGGCCACGGCGATCACCAGGTTGGCGCCCAGCGCCACGAACACGGTGACCCGCGTACTGCTGTCGGATCCGCTGCCTCTGCCCTTGCCTTCGCTCTCGCTGTCGCCCGTGTCGGCTGGGGTGGTCTCCGGCTGTTCCTTCGTGTCTTCACTGGTCACCCCGGCCGGTTTCCCCTGCCCTCGCTCCTCAACCATGCGGACGGAGTGAATCGGTGGGCATACTTCGGGCACTCGTACCGCGTCGGACGGGGCGGTGTACGCCCACGGCCGCCTCTGCACCGAGAGCGAGAAGGAGCCCCAGTGTCCAAGAAGCAGAAGAAGCAGAAGCTGTCCCTGGCCTACAAGCCCGTCGGCTTCGCGCTGAGCTGGGCCGGAGGCTCCCTGGCCGGGCTCGCCTTCCAGAAGACCTGGATGGCCATCCGGCACGAGGAGAACGCGCCCGACGCCCTCGACCGCGACCGCGGCTGGGGCGAGGTACTCCTCGCGGCCGCCATCCAGGGTGCGATCTTCGCCGTCGTACGCAGCGCGGTGGACCGGTCGGGCGCGAAGGCCATCGAGCGTTCGACGGGCGTGTGGCCCGCCGCCGCCAAGAGCGGCGGCCGCGACTGAACCGGTCCGGCGGGCCCCGTCCACCGTGGCGGGGCCCGCCGGATCAGCCCTGCTTGGGTGCGGTGGAACGGACGCATCGCAGCGTGAAGGAGTGCCCGGACGGGTCCGCGTAGCCGCGTTCCTCGTACGGTCCCGCCATGTCCTTGGTCTCCAGGGGGCGCCCGCCGAGGCCGATCACCTGGCGCTCCGCCGCGTCGAGATCCTCGACGTGGAAGTCGATGTGGGCCTGGAACGAGTTCTCGGGGCGCGGCCAGCTCGGCGGGGTGGCGGTCACGTCCCGGCGGAAGGCCATCCGCATGCCGTCGGCGCCCTTGATCTCGACGCGGTTGCCGCTCGCGTCCGTCTCCTCCGCGCCCAGCATCTCCTTGTAGAACGCGGCGAGCTTCTCGGGCTCGGCGCAGTCCAGCACCACGACCGCTGCCGTGACGAGTGCCATGTGTCCTCCGTAGGGTTCCGGGACGACGGCCGGCGTCCGGCCGCCACTGCCCTGTCGTCCCGGGTTACCCCGTCCGGCCGATTCAGTCGGCCACGAGCCACTCACCGTCGCGCATGAGGTCGCGTCCGGCGATCTCGTTCGCCTCGCGCCAGGCCTGCACCCGCTGCGGTGTG
The window above is part of the Streptomyces sp. NBC_01428 genome. Proteins encoded here:
- a CDS encoding carboxymuconolactone decarboxylase family protein, coding for MQARMKNPAMILPGAMEAIQGLYKATNKGGVPQQTLELVHLRASQINGCSACVDAGGRGGRKAGLTDERLWSVAAWREAPYYSDAERAALALAEEMTRLNDRGGDAVSDELWDEVADHYDEQQVAALILWIATTNFFNRLNATIKEPAGATWG
- a CDS encoding nitroreductase family deazaflavin-dependent oxidoreductase, with protein sequence MPLEGEYEPSPTQWVRDQVELYEGSGGTKGTTLADTGLPVIILTTRGAKSGKIRKTPLMRVENDGRYAVVASLGGAPKHPVWYFNIKSDPQVELQDGAVRKEYTAREITGDEKAQWWERAVAAYPPYTDYQKKTDREIPVFVLEPTG
- a CDS encoding cation diffusion facilitator family transporter, producing MFVALGANLVIAVAKAVGGLISGSPALLSEAAHSVADSLNEVFLLAALRRSKRPADRKHPFGYGKERFFWSLLAAVGIFVMGGCFSFFQGFEALRNGAEESFSGYMVGIAVLVVSLLAEGASLLRALLQVRRQGGAAGMKDPALRTVVAEDGTAVLGVTLAIIGMVLHMVTGQVVWEASASFAIGLLLVFVAFWLGRDARDQLIGRAVDEEESDRIRELLKAQPEIDSVETLLTMELGLDSTLVAARIDLVPGLDSEEVEDVAVRIKRSVAHTFPAADQIFLDVTDAKTARAAARRGETGVSDWGHVDDTAAESPAATGERGGA
- a CDS encoding DUF4235 domain-containing protein, with the translated sequence MSKKQKKQKLSLAYKPVGFALSWAGGSLAGLAFQKTWMAIRHEENAPDALDRDRGWGEVLLAAAIQGAIFAVVRSAVDRSGAKAIERSTGVWPAAAKSGGRD
- a CDS encoding VOC family protein gives rise to the protein MALVTAAVVVLDCAEPEKLAAFYKEMLGAEETDASGNRVEIKGADGMRMAFRRDVTATPPSWPRPENSFQAHIDFHVEDLDAAERQVIGLGGRPLETKDMAGPYEERGYADPSGHSFTLRCVRSTAPKQG